A single region of the Saprospiraceae bacterium genome encodes:
- a CDS encoding TonB-dependent receptor, whose translation MKQKTLGMNPLSMRVSLLSLLLALGTFLSAQVTGKVTDADSGEALIGASVLVRGTSSGTVTDLDGNFSVAANQGDVLEISYTGYSTQEITVGSETVINVSLSVGVALGEVIVTGYSVESKRQTTGAVSIVKAADLKAIPSGNVEQQLQGRVAGVTVLTNGQPGTSSQIRVRGFGAFGGNEPLYVVDGVPVGSTDFLSPDDIETSTVLKDAAAASIYGARAANGVIVYTTKQGAKGARKLRVTYDGTLGITDPNVNGAPQMLNPQEMAEWTHIAYRNNAAANGTEPQYTHPQYGTNAVPRLPDYLHANGANGVVGSVDVEAIRKAYEADPQNVFLIKPNLAGTNWYDEITRVAALQRHSLGFSGGTENGSYYFGMSLQDQKGILINNEFKRYSFRANSSFDLTPWLKVGQNLQFTYRSIKGQQGGEGGIGIADDESEVLSAYRMPTIIPVYDEFGSFASTKAGGFNNPRNPVRRLMLNNGDDNAFNTSGFGNLYLEVQPIKDLVFRTSLGGQYGNSYSVNYGYRYLGDSEPEASNTFSESSNYFFQYVFTNTLSYKTLIGSHSITALGGIEALNTGAGRNVFGSGINPFSTDLDFVNLSTVGNPQVGSSSFSGVNFYSLFGKVDYNYKEKYYLTGVLRRDGSSRFGANSRFGTFPAVSAAWRVTAEPFMQGVSWIYDLKIRGGWGQMGNSNNVDPNNQYSLYASNRGQSFYPIEGQGNGVNEGFYRSRIGNPDAKWETSVMTNIGFDAAFFNNRLEIILDWWKKDTEDLLYQVPVAGVVGNSASAPSVNIATMLNTGLDMQIINRGNISGGFKYELIVNAAFLKNEITFLAPGIDFFGGGGYRGINPIRNAVGQPMSSFFGYTVLGYFESAADVANSPAQTGAGVGRFKYEDTNGDGSITPDDRTFIGNPIPDFTGGVSFNVSYKNWTLSTYLYTSIGNEIWNQSKWFTDFFGSFEGSAKGVRAKESWTPELGNNAKAPIWESASNLSTNAAENSWYVEDGSFLRMQQLALSYELTNGIEKYGLSSLRIGVAANNLFTITGYEGLDPMVGGGADTNFGIDVGNYPVSRGFTVSLGLGF comes from the coding sequence ATGAAACAAAAAACTTTGGGTATGAACCCGCTCTCAATGCGGGTAAGCTTACTTTCATTGTTGCTAGCGCTGGGGACTTTCCTCTCCGCCCAAGTAACAGGTAAAGTAACAGATGCTGATAGCGGAGAAGCGCTAATTGGAGCGTCAGTTTTGGTACGGGGAACTTCTTCCGGTACGGTAACCGACCTCGATGGTAATTTCTCTGTAGCAGCCAATCAAGGCGACGTATTGGAGATTTCCTACACCGGATATTCTACACAAGAAATTACTGTTGGATCAGAGACAGTAATCAATGTGAGCTTATCTGTAGGGGTCGCTTTAGGCGAGGTAATCGTAACTGGTTATTCTGTGGAGTCGAAAAGACAAACCACGGGTGCCGTTTCGATTGTAAAAGCTGCCGACTTGAAGGCGATTCCTTCTGGTAACGTAGAACAACAGCTGCAAGGACGTGTGGCAGGTGTAACGGTGTTGACCAATGGTCAGCCAGGTACATCAAGCCAGATTCGCGTGCGTGGTTTTGGTGCCTTTGGTGGTAACGAACCGCTTTATGTAGTTGATGGTGTACCGGTAGGGTCTACCGACTTCCTTTCTCCTGATGATATTGAAACTTCAACGGTATTGAAAGATGCTGCTGCTGCTTCTATCTATGGTGCCAGAGCGGCCAATGGTGTAATCGTTTATACCACTAAGCAAGGCGCCAAAGGTGCTAGAAAACTAAGGGTAACCTATGATGGTACTTTGGGTATCACGGATCCTAACGTCAATGGTGCGCCACAGATGTTGAATCCTCAGGAAATGGCAGAATGGACTCATATTGCTTACCGCAACAACGCGGCAGCAAATGGTACAGAGCCTCAGTATACGCATCCACAATATGGTACCAATGCAGTGCCTAGACTACCTGACTACCTACATGCTAATGGCGCTAATGGTGTCGTTGGTTCTGTTGATGTTGAGGCTATCAGAAAAGCGTATGAAGCTGATCCTCAAAACGTATTCCTGATCAAACCTAATTTGGCTGGTACCAATTGGTATGATGAGATTACGCGCGTAGCTGCACTACAACGCCACTCTTTAGGGTTTAGCGGTGGTACTGAGAATGGTAGCTACTATTTTGGTATGTCTTTACAGGATCAAAAAGGTATCCTGATCAACAACGAATTCAAACGTTATAGCTTCCGGGCCAACTCTTCTTTTGATTTGACGCCATGGTTGAAAGTAGGACAAAACCTACAATTTACCTACCGCTCTATCAAAGGTCAACAAGGTGGAGAAGGTGGTATTGGTATTGCAGATGACGAATCAGAAGTATTGTCTGCTTATCGTATGCCTACCATCATTCCGGTATATGATGAATTCGGCAGTTTCGCTAGTACCAAAGCAGGTGGTTTCAACAACCCTCGTAACCCTGTTCGACGATTGATGCTCAATAATGGGGACGACAATGCCTTTAATACCTCTGGATTTGGTAACCTTTATTTGGAGGTTCAGCCAATCAAAGATTTGGTCTTCCGTACCAGCTTAGGTGGTCAGTATGGCAACTCCTACTCTGTCAACTATGGTTACCGCTACTTAGGGGACTCCGAGCCTGAAGCCAGTAATACTTTCTCTGAAAGTAGCAACTACTTCTTCCAGTATGTTTTCACCAACACGCTTAGCTATAAAACTTTAATTGGTAGTCACAGCATTACTGCACTTGGTGGTATTGAAGCATTGAACACAGGTGCCGGAAGAAACGTTTTTGGCTCTGGTATCAATCCATTTTCTACCGATTTGGACTTCGTAAACTTATCTACAGTGGGTAACCCACAGGTAGGTAGTAGTTCATTCAGTGGGGTTAACTTCTACTCCTTATTCGGGAAAGTAGATTATAACTACAAAGAAAAATACTATTTGACAGGAGTATTGCGTCGTGATGGTTCTTCTCGCTTTGGAGCAAATAGCCGTTTCGGTACTTTCCCTGCGGTTTCTGCCGCTTGGAGGGTAACAGCTGAGCCATTTATGCAAGGCGTTTCTTGGATTTATGACTTGAAAATCCGAGGTGGTTGGGGACAAATGGGTAACTCTAATAACGTTGACCCAAATAACCAATACTCGCTTTATGCTTCTAACCGGGGGCAGTCTTTCTATCCGATTGAAGGACAAGGCAATGGCGTAAACGAAGGTTTCTACCGTTCTCGTATTGGTAACCCCGATGCAAAATGGGAAACCAGTGTCATGACCAACATCGGTTTTGATGCAGCTTTCTTCAACAATCGCTTGGAGATTATCCTGGACTGGTGGAAAAAAGATACAGAAGATTTGTTGTACCAAGTACCCGTTGCTGGTGTGGTGGGTAACTCTGCTTCTGCACCTTCTGTGAACATCGCTACGATGTTGAACACAGGTCTTGACATGCAGATCATCAACCGCGGAAATATCAGTGGTGGCTTCAAGTATGAGTTAATCGTTAATGCCGCCTTCCTGAAAAATGAGATTACTTTCTTGGCGCCCGGCATCGATTTCTTCGGTGGTGGTGGATACCGTGGTATTAACCCTATCAGAAATGCCGTTGGACAACCAATGTCTTCTTTCTTCGGATATACCGTACTGGGTTATTTTGAAAGTGCCGCCGATGTAGCCAATTCTCCTGCTCAAACAGGTGCTGGCGTCGGTCGTTTCAAATACGAAGACACCAATGGTGATGGCTCCATTACACCTGATGACCGTACTTTCATAGGTAATCCAATTCCTGACTTCACAGGTGGTGTTTCCTTTAATGTAAGTTATAAAAACTGGACCTTGTCTACTTATCTCTACACTTCTATTGGCAACGAAATCTGGAACCAGTCCAAATGGTTTACTGATTTCTTCGGTTCTTTCGAAGGTTCAGCCAAAGGAGTAAGAGCGAAAGAATCTTGGACACCAGAATTGGGTAACAATGCCAAAGCACCTATCTGGGAAAGTGCTTCCAACCTAAGTACCAATGCAGCAGAAAACTCTTGGTATGTAGAGGATGGTTCTTTCTTGAGAATGCAACAATTGGCGTTGAGCTACGAATTGACCAATGGTATCGAAAAATACGGTTTGTCTAGCTTGAGAATCGGTGTTGCTGCTAATAACTTGTTCACCATTACTGGCTACGAAGGGCTTGACCCAATGGTAGGTGGTGGTGCAGACACCAACTTCGGTATTGATGTAGGAAACTATCCTGTTTCAAGAGGCTTTACTGTCTCTTTAGGCTTAGGTTTCTAA
- a CDS encoding AraC family transcriptional regulator has protein sequence MKKVFREITPVTNKDVFRIFEYPEAEFAYPLHHHPEYEINLVLNSKGNRIVGDSVSQYTEDELVLLGPYIQHCWNGSAYVEETGITPYVIVIQFHKDLFSSNWLSKEDFIPIRTLLSSSLRGLEFFGETRVQGIQMLKGLAKLSGFPAVLGFFEFLYFLATSTQKRQIASAGYVVPTPYFRNKRIEDVYNYINQHFKKDLQLSQVAAVANMSPSAFSHYFKKCSNKSFIHFLVEKRVSYACHMLLETESTVREICFEAGFNNLSNFNRLFKKYKGVTPKIYRQSLERDLRYIKHHGRFFAVDSQA, from the coding sequence ATGAAAAAGGTTTTCAGAGAAATAACACCAGTAACCAACAAAGATGTGTTTCGGATATTTGAATATCCTGAAGCGGAATTTGCCTATCCTTTACACCATCACCCTGAATATGAGATCAATTTGGTATTGAATAGCAAAGGCAACAGAATTGTAGGGGATTCGGTATCTCAATATACAGAAGATGAATTGGTTTTATTAGGCCCATACATTCAGCATTGCTGGAATGGGTCAGCTTATGTAGAAGAAACGGGGATTACTCCTTATGTTATAGTGATACAATTCCACAAAGATTTATTTAGCTCCAACTGGTTGTCAAAAGAAGATTTCATTCCCATTCGGACATTATTAAGCAGTTCTTTGCGCGGGCTGGAGTTTTTTGGTGAAACGCGGGTTCAGGGCATCCAGATGCTGAAAGGGCTAGCGAAATTATCAGGTTTCCCTGCCGTATTGGGCTTTTTCGAATTCCTATACTTTTTAGCTACTTCTACCCAAAAAAGACAGATTGCAAGTGCAGGCTATGTTGTACCAACGCCTTACTTCCGCAATAAGCGGATTGAAGACGTTTACAATTATATCAATCAACATTTCAAGAAAGACCTTCAGCTATCCCAAGTCGCAGCAGTCGCTAATATGAGCCCATCTGCCTTTAGCCACTACTTTAAAAAATGTTCTAATAAAAGCTTTATTCACTTCCTCGTCGAAAAACGAGTTAGCTATGCTTGTCATATGCTTTTAGAGACCGAATCGACGGTCAGAGAAATCTGTTTTGAGGCTGGTTTTAATAATTTATCCAATTTCAATAGGCTGTTTAAAAAGTATAAAGGGGTGACACCAAAAATTTATAGACAGTCACTGGAAAGAGATTTGCGTTATATCAAACACCATGGGCGATTTTTCGCTGTGGATTCACAAGCATAA
- a CDS encoding gliding motility-associated C-terminal domain-containing protein produces MKVSLQVILFVVFTFTSFSILNAQFSGTAPYAPERGGLIINEVSNGEGGNNVKEYVELVVIGAIDAPSAPVDLDGWILDDNNIAISGQGSATGHLIFGDCYTAVNPGSIFLVYNALDRNPSLPPDDPTDANRDGVYIIPHNSDCLRGCNVTPSSSSSLYCPCPDTGEDLASWPLGLRNEGDVVQVRNRCESVVHAIYWGGVSITSEVANSPTAIDIGTQSQSGRLFAFVNTNDDNWDDEANYEIRNFTNAETPGLPNSPANAAFIQQVANGTFSPSGQVALCYDTDAGDILLPADAGFFTSPIELCSGTDIGPFQTTYVKDDENVPDAPGFNYEYAFILTQDINRVFTILDFNLDGDFDFSNRPVGTYQVWGFSYILTNGSISVSDFLASGFNSIADIQAYSECGYDGNIDNLDTLGNAVTVVIFDGLSNNFDLPPLVQCEESNGQALFDLTVYNDSLSANLEITWHEDEETAITIDRPDSFVTTSTIVYAVIDNDFCETAPIPLELIVENQPLIKAPLSPLVRCEESDGKATFNLNTLTDSIIVANATTLSWFEDEAASTPISDPSAFLSESTTVFATVEQENCETEPVAVSLIVSSIAAISIDISQEIQCQGGDQGALTINTSDLLATLSFDWNVDALDGNAAPTNLIAGNYAVTVTNAAGCTQTAEMILSEPTVLQLSCSEAMPASAADLSDGEASITIMGGTAPYVLSWAGPVQGNQNVTTEGSTNLAGLAVGDYIVTILDANNCESECQFSLSFAPPVCDLQQALDMKFITCAGDSDAAVTYNISGGRAPYTILWADGDTAFTKTDLPAGGYENIITDANGCTLQNLLTITDPLPLTAAISTIPAGCESPTQVIINDISGGYETYSFSPDGNFFTPINTLPFAFDGLAPGDYTIQIRDLAGCVVSEAVTIEAGGELLLELGQDLNIQLGDSLVLKPILNFTPVSVSWSPEEGVLIGDDLNAVLRPTHTTTYTLTLTDAGGCSISDKITIFVDRTRPLFIPNAFSPNGDGANDTFTLYAGKSVESITQLRIFDRWGNLLFERQDFQPNNPELGWDGNFRSQTMNPGVFTYMFKVLYMDNTEEIITGEVTLIR; encoded by the coding sequence ATGAAAGTATCCTTACAAGTCATTTTATTTGTTGTTTTTACCTTCACTTCCTTTTCTATATTAAACGCCCAATTTAGTGGCACCGCTCCGTATGCTCCTGAGCGCGGCGGACTCATCATCAATGAGGTGTCGAATGGGGAAGGCGGAAATAATGTTAAAGAATATGTGGAATTGGTCGTTATTGGGGCAATTGATGCCCCCAGCGCACCTGTCGACCTCGACGGCTGGATTTTGGATGACAATAATATAGCCATCTCCGGACAGGGCAGTGCCACCGGGCACCTCATTTTTGGCGATTGTTATACTGCCGTTAACCCCGGCTCCATTTTTTTGGTCTATAATGCCTTGGATAGAAATCCCTCCTTGCCGCCCGATGACCCTACGGATGCGAATCGAGATGGTGTATATATCATTCCACATAATAGTGATTGCCTTCGTGGTTGCAATGTCACCCCTTCTTCTTCATCCTCGCTTTATTGTCCTTGCCCGGATACCGGAGAGGATTTGGCAAGTTGGCCACTGGGCCTCCGAAATGAAGGGGATGTCGTCCAGGTTCGGAACCGTTGTGAATCGGTGGTCCATGCCATTTACTGGGGAGGTGTCTCCATTACCTCAGAAGTGGCGAATAGCCCAACGGCAATAGACATTGGCACCCAAAGCCAATCGGGCCGCTTATTTGCCTTTGTCAATACCAATGATGACAACTGGGATGATGAAGCCAACTATGAAATCAGGAACTTCACCAATGCGGAGACCCCTGGTCTACCCAATTCACCCGCCAATGCAGCCTTTATTCAACAAGTAGCGAATGGCACTTTTAGCCCTAGCGGCCAGGTTGCACTATGTTATGATACAGATGCGGGGGATATCCTCCTACCCGCAGATGCTGGCTTTTTCACCTCTCCAATTGAACTTTGCAGTGGCACCGATATTGGTCCTTTCCAGACCACTTATGTAAAGGATGACGAAAATGTGCCGGATGCTCCAGGTTTCAATTATGAATATGCTTTTATCCTCACCCAGGATATCAACCGGGTCTTTACCATCCTAGACTTCAACCTCGATGGAGATTTTGATTTTTCAAATCGACCCGTTGGTACGTATCAGGTATGGGGTTTCTCCTATATTCTAACGAATGGTTCCATCAGCGTTTCAGACTTTCTCGCGAGTGGGTTTAACAGCATTGCTGATATTCAGGCCTACAGTGAATGTGGTTATGATGGCAATATCGATAACCTGGATACGCTCGGCAATGCAGTAACAGTAGTCATTTTTGATGGCCTATCCAATAACTTCGATTTACCGCCCCTTGTGCAATGCGAAGAAAGCAATGGCCAAGCGCTTTTTGACCTAACGGTATACAATGATAGCCTTTCTGCCAATTTGGAGATTACTTGGCATGAAGATGAGGAAACAGCCATTACCATTGATCGACCAGATAGTTTTGTTACGACTTCGACCATCGTCTATGCCGTGATTGATAATGATTTTTGTGAAACAGCACCGATTCCACTTGAACTCATCGTGGAGAACCAGCCTCTTATCAAAGCACCACTTTCTCCCTTAGTAAGGTGCGAAGAGAGCGATGGCAAAGCCACCTTTAACCTCAACACTTTAACGGACAGTATCATTGTAGCAAATGCCACTACCTTGAGTTGGTTTGAAGATGAAGCGGCGAGTACTCCGATTAGCGATCCCAGTGCGTTTTTATCGGAAAGCACAACGGTATTTGCTACCGTAGAGCAGGAAAACTGTGAAACCGAGCCAGTGGCAGTGAGCCTGATCGTCAGTTCCATCGCAGCAATAAGCATCGATATCAGCCAGGAAATCCAGTGTCAGGGCGGCGACCAGGGAGCCTTAACGATCAATACCAGTGATCTACTCGCCACCTTAAGTTTCGATTGGAATGTGGATGCATTGGACGGCAATGCCGCTCCGACCAATTTGATAGCTGGAAATTATGCCGTGACGGTTACCAATGCTGCCGGTTGTACCCAAACGGCTGAAATGATCCTCAGCGAGCCCACCGTGCTGCAATTAAGCTGTAGCGAAGCCATGCCTGCCTCTGCCGCTGACTTGAGTGACGGCGAGGCAAGTATAACGATTATGGGGGGTACAGCCCCATATGTGCTTAGCTGGGCTGGCCCCGTTCAGGGCAATCAAAATGTAACAACGGAAGGTAGCACCAATCTGGCTGGTTTGGCAGTTGGCGATTATATCGTTACCATCCTAGATGCCAACAATTGCGAAAGCGAATGCCAATTTAGCCTATCTTTTGCTCCGCCTGTGTGTGATTTGCAACAAGCACTTGACATGAAATTTATTACCTGTGCTGGTGACAGTGATGCCGCCGTCACTTATAACATTAGCGGCGGTCGGGCTCCTTACACGATACTTTGGGCAGATGGAGATACTGCTTTCACCAAGACGGACTTACCAGCTGGTGGATACGAAAATATCATTACGGATGCCAATGGCTGTACCCTACAAAATTTACTGACCATCACCGATCCGCTGCCACTTACAGCAGCTATTTCAACCATTCCTGCTGGCTGTGAATCTCCCACGCAGGTCATTATCAATGATATTAGTGGTGGCTATGAAACTTATTCGTTTTCTCCAGATGGTAATTTTTTCACGCCAATCAATACCCTTCCTTTTGCCTTCGATGGCTTGGCTCCTGGAGACTATACGATCCAAATCCGCGACCTTGCCGGATGTGTTGTCAGTGAAGCCGTCACCATCGAAGCAGGTGGCGAACTATTGCTAGAACTTGGCCAAGACCTGAACATCCAATTGGGAGATAGCCTGGTATTAAAACCCATCCTCAATTTTACGCCAGTCAGTGTCAGTTGGTCTCCCGAAGAAGGTGTCTTGATCGGAGACGACCTGAATGCCGTACTCAGACCAACCCACACGACTACCTACACGTTGACGCTTACCGATGCTGGAGGATGTAGCATCAGTGACAAAATTACGATCTTTGTAGATCGGACCAGGCCCTTATTCATCCCCAATGCCTTTAGTCCAAATGGAGATGGCGCCAATGACACCTTCACTTTATATGCCGGAAAAAGTGTAGAAAGTATCACCCAACTACGTATTTTCGATCGCTGGGGCAACCTGCTCTTCGAGCGGCAAGATTTCCAGCCCAACAACCCTGAACTGGGATGGGATGGCAACTTCCGAAGTCAAACCATGAACCCCGGCGTATTCACCTATATGTTTAAAGTGTTGTACATGGATAACACAGAAGAGATTATCACCGGGGAAGTCACTTTAATCCGTTAG
- a CDS encoding T9SS type A sorting domain-containing protein: protein MIKRHGLLVLFLPFFALPLTAQWQQAWVNEDYKIRIENIPAPAPFEERGGAGFQQIPGFPIGGKANASFKNFRNVTLVDLNGDQIDDILIGMDNKLRAYTYQGLLWEKTVSGILIYPPSVADINQDGEMDIVQTTASVSGTGRIYLMDKNGNDQPGWPLNFSGNWMLTAAALANIDADDKLEIIFAERQSPAGRVHVVNFDGSPYSSNWPVTLDATPAVTPSVGDVDGDNELEIVVNSTESRYVLNTAGQPEAGFPIKTHPAKRYSFQSPILADLDGDQALEIIGATHGDNLAPEPEFYVIKGDGSNYPGWPKPVPDNSWTYNTPTVIPANEGYRIVMSRPISGETTKPMLYVWSSDGVLQSGFPIVKAGGLEGFISVADVDNDGAFELVFGSNIIDANNNGFIHAYELDGAGEVPNFPIRPHGWTFMNGANIGDVNGDGRMDLVSLSYTQTFGAGIDSIYLNVYDLTVPYTKEKVLWGTYKGSNSRDGRLPAQVVSSANEPSTNWQALQVQPNPVSTEAVIRFFTKTTSFGQLQLLDMQGRLLKTFFEGNWAEGEHVFPVHLTGLPTGLYLVRLKGPNGQLVKKLVKKR from the coding sequence ATGATTAAACGACATGGACTCCTGGTTTTGTTTTTGCCATTTTTTGCTTTGCCCTTGACTGCCCAATGGCAACAGGCATGGGTAAATGAAGATTATAAAATAAGGATAGAAAACATACCGGCACCCGCGCCTTTCGAAGAAAGAGGTGGCGCCGGCTTTCAACAAATTCCGGGCTTTCCTATTGGTGGCAAGGCCAACGCATCCTTTAAAAACTTTAGAAATGTCACTTTGGTGGACCTGAATGGGGACCAGATTGATGATATTCTGATAGGGATGGATAATAAATTAAGGGCTTACACCTATCAGGGTTTGCTCTGGGAAAAAACGGTAAGTGGCATTTTGATCTATCCGCCCTCCGTGGCAGATATCAATCAGGATGGCGAAATGGATATTGTGCAAACCACGGCTAGCGTAAGTGGTACGGGGCGGATTTATTTGATGGATAAAAACGGAAACGACCAGCCCGGGTGGCCATTGAATTTTAGTGGTAATTGGATGTTAACAGCTGCTGCTTTGGCCAATATAGATGCTGATGATAAATTAGAGATTATTTTTGCTGAACGCCAAAGCCCGGCAGGAAGGGTGCATGTGGTCAACTTTGATGGCTCGCCCTATAGCAGCAACTGGCCTGTGACCTTGGATGCTACCCCTGCGGTTACCCCTTCGGTTGGCGATGTTGACGGAGACAATGAGCTGGAAATTGTCGTCAACTCTACCGAAAGCCGCTATGTTTTAAATACGGCTGGGCAGCCAGAGGCTGGTTTTCCCATCAAAACCCACCCCGCAAAACGTTACAGTTTCCAGTCGCCCATATTAGCAGACCTGGATGGTGATCAGGCCCTCGAAATCATTGGCGCTACCCATGGAGACAACCTGGCTCCTGAGCCAGAGTTTTACGTCATAAAGGGCGATGGTAGCAATTATCCTGGCTGGCCCAAACCAGTCCCAGATAATAGTTGGACCTATAATACGCCTACTGTTATTCCTGCTAATGAGGGGTATCGGATTGTGATGAGCCGCCCCATAAGTGGCGAAACCACAAAACCTATGCTATATGTATGGAGTAGCGATGGTGTTTTGCAATCCGGTTTTCCTATAGTAAAAGCTGGTGGACTGGAGGGCTTTATCTCGGTTGCAGATGTGGATAATGATGGGGCATTCGAATTGGTATTCGGGTCTAATATTATTGATGCCAATAACAATGGTTTTATCCATGCCTACGAACTCGATGGCGCTGGCGAAGTGCCCAATTTCCCCATTCGCCCCCATGGCTGGACCTTTATGAACGGCGCCAATATCGGGGATGTCAATGGTGATGGAAGAATGGACCTGGTGTCGCTTTCTTATACCCAAACCTTCGGGGCAGGCATTGATTCTATTTATTTGAATGTGTATGATCTGACGGTTCCATATACAAAGGAAAAAGTGCTTTGGGGGACCTATAAAGGGAGCAACAGCCGCGACGGCCGTCTCCCCGCACAGGTCGTCTCTTCCGCCAATGAACCTTCAACCAACTGGCAGGCCCTCCAGGTTCAGCCGAACCCTGTTTCAACGGAAGCCGTCATTCGTTTTTTCACCAAAACGACATCTTTTGGCCAGCTTCAATTGTTGGATATGCAAGGACGTTTGCTTAAGACTTTTTTTGAAGGAAATTGGGCAGAAGGCGAACATGTTTTTCCCGTCCATTTGACTGGACTTCCCACTGGCTTATACCTGGTCAGACTGAAAGGCCCGAATGGACAATTAGTTAAAAAGCTAGTTAAAAAAAGATAA
- a CDS encoding thioredoxin family protein yields MAYTESNMLPLGTTAPDFSLPDTISGKTVSLAEVATDKATVVMFLCNHCPYVIHVNEEIVRVVNDYSAQGVGFVGISSNDAIKYPQDGPEKMKTHAAEVGYSFPYLYDESQAVAKAYDAACTPDFYIFDGELKLVYRGRLDGSRPNSGQALTGADLRAALDAVLAGRAVTDRQYPSAGCNIKWKA; encoded by the coding sequence ATGGCTTATACAGAATCAAATATGCTCCCATTGGGGACGACGGCACCGGACTTTAGCTTACCCGATACGATCAGCGGAAAAACTGTAAGTTTGGCAGAGGTGGCAACGGATAAAGCAACCGTTGTAATGTTTTTATGCAATCATTGCCCTTATGTCATTCATGTCAATGAAGAGATCGTTCGAGTGGTGAATGATTATAGTGCCCAAGGGGTAGGCTTTGTCGGTATCAGTTCCAATGATGCTATTAAATATCCACAAGATGGCCCTGAAAAAATGAAGACACATGCAGCGGAAGTGGGTTATTCTTTTCCTTATTTGTATGATGAAAGCCAGGCCGTAGCAAAAGCATATGATGCTGCCTGTACCCCTGATTTTTACATCTTTGATGGGGAGCTAAAATTAGTCTATCGCGGGCGCCTTGACGGTTCCCGGCCCAATTCGGGGCAAGCCTTGACCGGCGCTGACCTCCGCGCCGCCCTGGATGCTGTGTTGGCAGGTAGGGCAGTGACCGACCGACAGTATCCAAGTGCTGGGTGTAATATTAAGTGGAAGGCTTAG
- the add gene encoding adenosine deaminase, producing MNYNNLPKIELHLHLDCSLSYKVVQQLNPSVTKEAYEAEFIGPAKCHDLADFITRAAKGIELMQTAEQLWMVTLDLFEQLQADDVIYAEIRFAPLLHLDQGLSSAEVVKIVNAAAIAGMEKTGIQAGLILATLRHYTEAQSMETVRLVEQFQGTHVVGFDIAADEAGFPIDQHVKAFQYAKKKGIPCTAHAGEARGADSVWETLRHFHPQRIGHGVRSVEDPELMAFLKSKDIHLEVCPTSNIQTAIYDTIEQHTVDKIYHSGVSMSINTDARTISNVTLTDEYQTLHRVFGWEKAHFFRCNLEAITHAFASEEVKEELKQKLIAGFAGEESQLNVHPL from the coding sequence ATGAATTATAACAACTTACCTAAAATAGAGCTTCACCTTCATCTCGACTGCTCCCTCAGCTATAAGGTCGTTCAACAGTTGAATCCTTCGGTGACGAAAGAGGCCTATGAAGCCGAATTTATTGGCCCGGCCAAATGCCATGATTTGGCTGATTTTATTACCCGGGCAGCAAAGGGAATTGAGTTGATGCAGACCGCCGAGCAATTGTGGATGGTGACCCTCGATTTGTTTGAGCAGTTGCAGGCAGATGATGTTATTTATGCAGAAATACGCTTTGCGCCTTTGTTGCATCTTGATCAGGGGCTCAGCTCCGCAGAAGTGGTTAAAATCGTTAATGCCGCCGCCATTGCCGGAATGGAGAAAACGGGTATCCAAGCAGGCCTTATTCTGGCAACCTTGCGCCACTACACGGAAGCCCAAAGCATGGAAACGGTTCGTTTGGTGGAGCAATTCCAGGGAACGCATGTGGTAGGCTTTGATATCGCCGCCGATGAGGCGGGCTTTCCAATCGACCAGCATGTCAAAGCTTTTCAATACGCAAAGAAAAAAGGCATTCCTTGCACTGCCCATGCTGGAGAGGCGCGTGGCGCAGATAGCGTTTGGGAAACACTTAGGCATTTTCACCCGCAAAGAATTGGCCACGGGGTTAGAAGCGTGGAAGATCCTGAGTTGATGGCTTTCCTTAAAAGCAAAGACATTCACCTGGAGGTCTGCCCTACCAGCAACATCCAGACCGCCATCTATGATACGATCGAACAACATACCGTCGATAAAATCTACCATTCGGGGGTATCCATGAGCATTAACACCGATGCACGAACCATTTCTAATGTGACTTTAACGGATGAATACCAGACGCTACACCGGGTGTTTGGATGGGAAAAGGCACATTTTTTTAGGTGCAATTTAGAGGCGATAACCCATGCCTTTGCCAGTGAAGAAGTAAAAGAAGAATTGAAACAAAAACTAATCGCTGGATTTGCCGGGGAAGAATCACAACTCAATGTGCATCCGCTCTAA